A window from Sebastes fasciatus isolate fSebFas1 chromosome 22, fSebFas1.pri, whole genome shotgun sequence encodes these proteins:
- the ehbp1l1a gene encoding uncharacterized protein ehbp1l1a isoform X2 — MTSVWKRLQRAGKKASKFQFAASFQELMIECNNKWQPDKLRVVWIRRNRRHSTKLHSWQPGIKNPYRGMVLWQVPESLDITVTLFKDPTAEEFEDKEWTFVIENETKGRRKVLASADVNMKKFASATPAQFDVTLKLKPLSVKVVEATLKLNLSCVFLKEGKATDEDMQSLASLLSMKQSDIGNLDDFVDSDDEGGEERRASFGLATAVSASASSIMRVHDLAWRPVIESGPTVTSEMDWKTGISSTISVSSRPPQPEPPDPSVPSSLRTRPPSITQQARPTPYAYTLPAFTRAHPPALPKIFQPGAGSVPISAPRRPHSFHSDSSPAEGLEAFASFVPSKAISVSTLSSSPPPDPSLHTFSDTSQAAPLSSFPLILPPPPASRLPKTRLTRPTSLPSGPETASWQSEWRPPKSQAPLAQPAYSPKFLHLSANDPGQPAALQKQQIETPSSVSLPTGQSLEQKPQGGSGYVPSWRPQVTPTVETPSPPSLSSSSALVLFGSSPPPPPPSQPHISQTATTFHVDEEAEFKRQLSTLSEEDNQNTSPTTPDPRAPASQSSRASEWKRDAHFGVEVFKASAGPESMASLLPLSPRTPVAAGLNYFEMPKTQMDQTESRPTRTFPNSQPTLPPFSSAPKQNQELLVQPRSHLSKMTIQLGNPIAQPEPVQYKPLSPSNPQPTSRSLQGPLLHLPQIAKTSDTKPIGVAHKKEAVTMDSGNEGMAASVSSCLGDANSAFPPMMMNKTPEVQSGEQSIAKNSQWEKPQRDTQKISPDLLIPVMDKKPICNMTATDQVTSRLDSDFGYLSAQKATTDNLLKQREELEVDSALSSTKSFEGLDPEPCMEKRGTENVALSMDKRPWCERDRSVTQELVLPSSAVSMEEKCVYTSKVELSSSSTTLSSISHSPSTLLPEAQIDETVGVPSMTKLQSSCPQYSKIHGMPSLHQSQVIAWPDVRRLLFQNLPSNRFPLIVYSDYVSSLYEGSTGIAKMVDLTPSCSRSASIPGFPSALKREPNMTCLLPTCPRICRVPGLASAGSVTGYEKIVWDRCSLWKKPLEVKEAFVSHMSCVQEQAVSDTNMIKVMVAMLPTCPRKASVPGFPSAPLQKASNTPSMASLLPTCPKQTMVAGMPGRQSVMAYNESWHILREFISVRALRSNPVLVQEKSHGDKEHIKHMVDMLPSCPWKETIPGFPSAPRKEPSVPDVLFAPSHDPSMADILPTCPRKDRVIGLPSKEPVSAQCEGLDITRHILMENTLSKGEAFVPDSSPSAAQDLAKGEMFNSVAMLPSGPVRTCLVGMPADPQKLLLSIVSLVHICPKQTQTPGMPSQDQNNSANKDWHALKRFINRRPEKKTQAYIVQWIPKDTEISRNMVDMLISCPQKAKVFGLPSAPRQEPSMVNIMPTCPIHSGIPGWPSKTGQKLCLSSCNEWLASKSLQWEKPFIKKDVQILNADLCFDKITAERMIAILLSCPENASVPGFPSALTRTLADGPTMVNLLPSCTKESRVPGMPLRDTTKQSQWLMESKPLLLPREKSAVTLHLQDVNVFYSECDMITNMVSILPSCPQTACLPGFPSVPCQVLADIPNMINLLPTCPRQSRVCGIPSRFYSDSDEAEWSVDKRPVWERILRNPGRLSVIHDHKMYFREKALVSIMVSMLPSCPQTACLPGFPSVPCQVLADIPSMINLLPTCPRQSRVCGIPSRFYSDSDEAEWSVDKRPVWERILRNPGRLSVIHDNKMYFREKALVSIMVSMLPSCPKHSFIPGIPSKAGERPVEAVMKEAPSMLKSVATFPKHSKIPGLPARNSAKDSDGWYVDKDVVLGNQFNKRYGVVHQDFTVKETSYRDKEIMLSMLPSCPRQALNPGFPSAPRPQDVVAIVEKHPDMVRLLPCCPRQSSIIGFPSRVSIISDSNVEGWPVMIKAQGCCPIYTKYRSPHKDMIMASLSLEPSCPNIALSSGFTAVPPPDVDQLPNMVNIVPSCPKKASIFGVPSTHVDHSEQGWPGTKIIGKERENQRSLEEPICKDSVRKRSKQFIFPSQDIPDDVHQRMTIESSTCPIKAIVKELPSSHSEIQVDHSSPPSSRVNGIEMLLDEAVPTRLDLDTKKTKSDVCSELERHKDESGFWMPIEAEEIAVLEKGNLHCRMWHSIPDMPLFLSVRKSPWGQKDAQETQISMYEKGKEAESAVVTVEDHGFMPLEESDKTLSVELMDVITTPYDSVDQGSVRYSESGHENTVSPQPSCPIVAGAAELPSQTQINNAEQQLQKHPTNRTILWEELPKATTIKCPTDKTILWAELPKVTTEAKVTSCWPPPSQ; from the exons GCAACCAGACAAACTGAGAGTGGTGTGGATCAGGAGAAACAGACGTCACAGCACAAAG CTCCACAGCTGGCAGCCTGGGATCAAAAACCCCTACAGAGGCATGGTGCTTTGGCAGGTTCCAGAGAGTTTAGACATCACCGTCACACTCTTCAAG GACCCTACTGCAGAGGAGTTTGAAGACAAGGAATGGACTTTTGTCATTGAAAAT gaGACGAAAGGCCGTAGGAAGGTGTTAGCATCAGCCGATGTCAATATGAAGAAGTTTGCCAGTGCCACGCCAGCCCAGTTTGACGTAACGCTGAAGCTCAAACCGCTGTCTGTCAAAGTGGTGGAAGCCACGCTGAAACTGAACTTGTCTTGTGTCTTCCTGAAAGAGGGCAAGGCCAC AGATGAGGACATGCAGAGTCTGGCCAGTCTATTGAGTATGAAACAGAGTGACATTGGAAACCTGGATGACTTCGTTGACAGCGATGATGAAGgcggtgaggagaggagggccAGCTTTGGACTAGCTACTGCTGTTTCTG CCTCCGCCTCCTCTATCATGAGAGTACATGACCTGGCTTGGAGGCCTGTAATAGAATCAGGCCCCACAG TAACCTCAGAGATGGATTGGAAAACTGGCATTTCCTCCACCATCTCGGTCTCATCTCGTCCTCCTCAGCCCGAACCCCCAGACCCCTCTGTTCCATCCTCTTTACGCACGCGACCGCCGAGCATTACCCAGCAGGCTCGGCCCACCCCCTATGCCTACACATTGCCAGCCTTTACACGTGCTCACCCTCCTGCGCTTCCCAAAATCTTCCAGCCCGGTGCCGGATCAG TGCCCATTTCAGCTCCTCGAAGGCCCCATAGCTTCCACAGTGACTCCTCTCCAGCTGAGGGCTTGGAGGCTTTCGCTTCCTTCGTCCCTTCTAAAGCCATCTCCGTCTCTACTCTCTCTTCTTCACCCCCCCCTGATCCATCTCTCCATACTTTCTCTGATACCTCGCAAGCAG ctcctctcagctcctTCCCTCTCATACTTCCACCGCCTCCTGCTTCCAGACTGCCCAAAACTCGCCTCACCAGGCCCACCAGCCTGCCATCTGGCCCTGAGACAG CCTCCTGGCAGAGTGAATGGAGGCCTCCTAAATCTCAGGCCCCTCTAGCACAGCCGGCCTACTCTCCTAAGTTTCTGCATCTCTCTGCCAATGATCCCGGACAGCCCGCAGCGCTGCAGAAACAGCAGATAGAGACGCCAT CGTCAGTCTCTCTGCCCACTGGTCAGTCTTTGGAGCAGAAACCTCAGGGAGGGTCTGGATATGTTCCTTCCTGGAGACCCCAGGTCACCCCTACAGTAGAGACGCCCTCGCCTCCTTCTTTAAGTTCTTCCTCTGCTCTTGTGCTCTTCgggtcttctcctcctcctcctcctccttctcagcCTCATATATCCCAAACTGCCACAACCTTCCACGTTGACGAAGAAGCAG AATTCAAAAGACAGTTGAGCACGCTGAGTGAAGAGGACAACCAGAATACGTCACCTACAA CTCCTGATCCCAGAGCGCCGGCCAGCCAGTCGTCCAGGGCTTCAGAGTGGAAAAGAGATGCACATTTTGGAGTTGAGGTTTTTAAGGCATCAGCAGG ACCTGAGAGCATGGCCTCTCTTCTGCCCCTTAGCCCCAGAACACCCGTAGCCGCAGGGCTCAATTATTTTGAGATGCCAAAAACACAGATGGATCAAACAGAATCAAGGCCAACAAGGACATTCCCGAACAGTCAACCAACACTTCCTCCCTTCAGTTCTGCACCTAAGCAAAACCAGGAGCTTCTGGTTCAACCAAGAAGTCACTTGTCCAAGATGACCATTCAGTTAGGGAATCCAATAGCCCAACCAGAGCCTGTTCAATACAAACCCCTTTCTCCTAGCAACCCCCAACCTACTTCCAGATCACTccagggacctttgttgcacTTGCCTCAAATTGCTAAAACCTCTGACACAAAACCGATAGGAGTGGCCCATAAAAAAGAAGCTGTAACTATGGATTCGGG AAATGAGGGCATGGCTGCCTCAGTGTCATCTTGTCTTGGAGATGCCAATTCTGCTTTTCCTCCAATGATGATGAACAAAACACCCGAAGTTCAGTCTGGAGAACAGTCCATTGCGAAAAACTCACAGTGGGAGaagccacaaagagacactcaAAAAATAAGCCCTGATCTTCTAATACCCGTTATGGATAAGAAACCCATATGCAACATGACTGCCACAGACCAAGTCACTTCAAGATTGGACTCTGATTTTGGGTATCTCTCAGCACAGAAGGCCACAACGGACAATTTATTAAAACAAAGAGAAGAATTGGAAGTGGATTCGGCTTTGTCTTCCACAAAAAGCTTTGAAGGTTTGGACCCAGAGCCTTGTATGGAGAAAAGGGGAACTGAAAATGTGGCTTTGTCTATGGATAAGAGGCCGTGGTGTGAAAGAGATAGGAGTGTTACACAGGAACTTGTGTTACCAAGCTCTGCAGTCAGTATGGAAGAAAAGTGTGTCTACACATCTAAGGTGGAACTTAGTTCATCGTCTACAACGTTGAGTTCTATTTCTCATTCACCATCCACTTTACTGCCTGAAGCTCAGATTGATGAAACAGTGGGGGTGCCAAGTATGACTAAGTTACAATCAAGCTGCCCACAATATTCCAAGATTCATGGCATGCCATCTTTACATCAGTCACAAGTTATAGCTTGGCCTGATGTTAGGAGGTTATTGTTTCAGAATTTACCCAGCAACAGATTTCCTTTAATCGTGTATTCAGATTATGTAAGTTCCCTTTATGAGGGTAGTACAGGAATTGCAAAAATGGTGGACTTAACACCATCCTGCTCGAGGTCTGCCAGTATTCCTGGATTCCCATCTGCTTTGAAACGCGAGCCAAATATGACTTGTCTTTTACCTACATGTCCCAGAATTTGCAGGGTTCCAGGGTTAGCTTCTGCTGGATCAGTAACTGGATATGAAAAGATTGTTTGGGACAGATGTTCTCTGTGGAAGAAACCATTGGAGGTAAAAGAAGCATTTGTTTCGCACATGTCTTGTGTTCAGGAACAAGCTGTTAGTGATACTAATATGATTAAAGTCATGGTGGCCATGTTGCCAACATGTCCTAGAAAGGCCAGTGTTCCAGGGTTTCCTTCAGCACCATTGCAGAAGGCTTCAAATACTCCATCTATGGCCAGTCTTCTCCCTACATGCCCTAAACAGACAATGGTTGCAGGTATGCCAGGTAGACAAAGCGTTATGGCATATAATGAGAGCTGGCATATTTTGAGGGAATTCATTTCAGTTAGAGCATTGAGAAGTAATCCTGTTCTGGTTCAGGAAAAGTCACATGGGGATAAAGAACACATAAAACATATGGTAGATATGTTACCATCTTGTCCCTGGAAGGAAACCATCCCTGGTTTTCCCTCTGCGCCAAGAAAAGAACCAAGTGTGCCTGATGTTCTGTTTGCACCAAGCCACGATCCTAGCATGGCAGATATTTTGCCTACTTGCCCAAGAAAAGACAGAGTCATTGGTTTACCCTCTAAGGAGCCAGTTAGTGCTCAATGTGAGGGTTTGGATATAACTAGGCACATTTTGATGGAGAACACCTTGAGTAAAGGTGAAGCCTTTGTTCCAGATAGTTCCCCAAGTGCTGCTCAGGATCTAGCCAAAGGTGAAATGTTCAATTCAGTGGCAATGTTGCCCTCGGGCCCTGTGAGAACTTGTCTTGTGGGTATGCCCGCAGATCCCCAGAAGTTGTTACTAAGTATTGTCAGTCTTGTACATATATGCCCTAAACAGACCCAAACTCCTGGTATGCCATCTCAAGATCAGAACAATTCAGCGAACAAAGATTGGCATGCCTTGAAGCGATTTATTAACAGGAGAccagagaagaaaacacaagcTTACATTGTTCAGTGGATACCGAAAGACACAGAAATCTCTAGAAATATGGTAGATATGTTGATAAGTTGCCCACAAAAAGCCAAAGTTTTTGGCCTACCCTCTGCTCCACGACAAGAACCCAGTATGGTTAATATAATGCCTACGTGCCCAATACATAGTGGAATCCCTGGTTGGCCTTCAAAGACTGGACAAAAACTATGTTTGTCCAGCTGCAATGAATGGTTGGCTTCTAAAAGTTTACAGTGGGAGAAACCATTTATCAAAAAGGATGTGCAGATTCTAAATGCAGATTTGTGTTTTGATAAGATCACTGCTGAACGTATGATTGCAATACTACTCTCTTGCCCCGAGAATGCTAGTGTCCCTGGGTTTCCCTCTGCTCTGACACGGACATTGGCAGATGGCCCAACTATGGTGAATTTATTGCCTAGTTGTACAAAGGAATCTAGAGTTCCTGGAATGCCACTTAGAGACACCACCAAACAATCACAGTGGCTAATGGAAAGTAAGCCGCTGCTACTCCCTAGGGAGAAGTCTGcagttacattacatttacaggATGTTAATGTGTTCTATTCTGAATGTGATATGATCACAAATATGGTATCAATATTGCCCTCCTGCCCACAGACAGCCTGTTTACCAGGCTTTCCATCAGTACCATGTCAGGTGTTAGCAGATATACCAAATATGATCAATCTGCTGCCTACTTGTCCAAGACAATCCAGAGTATGTGGAATACCCTCTAGATTCTACAGTGATTCTGATGAGGCTGAATGGAGTGTGGACAAAAGACCAGTATGGGAAAGGATATTAAGAAACCCAGGGAGACTGTCAGTAATACACGACCATAAGATGTATTTTAGAGAAAAGGCATTGGTTAGCATTATGGTATCAATGTTGCCATCCTGCCCACAGACAGCCTGTTTACCTGGCTTTCCATCAGTACCATGTCAGGTGTTAGCAGATATACCAAGTATGATCAATCTGTTGCCTACTTGTCCAAGACAATCCAGAGTATGTGGAATACCCTCTAGATTCTACAGTGATTCTGATGAGGCCGAATGGAGTGTGGACAAAAGGCCAGTATGGGAAAGGATATTAAGAAACCCAGGGAGACTGTCAGTAATACACGACAATAAGATGTATTTTAGAGAAAAGGCATTGGTTAGCATTATGGTATCAATGTTGCCATCCTGTCCAAAACACTCATTTATTCCCGGAATTCCCTCTAAGGCAGGAGAGAGACCCGTGGAAGCTGTGATGAAAGAGGCCCCCAGCATGTTAAAATCTGTAGCCACTTTCCCAAAACACAGTAAAATTCCAGGTCTACCTGCAAGGAATAGTGCAAAAGATTCTGATGGCTGGTATGTGGATAAGGATGTAGTTTTGGGAAACCAATTCAATAAAAGATATGGAGTTGTCCACCAAGATTTTACAGTTAAAGAAACGTCATATAGGGACAAAGAAATAATGCTGAGTATGCTTCCATCGTGTCCACGACAAGCCCTGAACCCTGGATTTCCATCTGCTCCAAGACCCCAAGATGTTGTTGCCATTGTGGAAAAACATCCAGACATGGTACGGTTGCTGCCATGTTGCCCACGGCAGTCCAGTATCATTGGTTTCCCCTCAAGAGTGTCAATTATTTCTGATTCTAATGTAGAGGGCTGGCCAGTGATGATAAAGGCGCAAGGCTGCTGTCCAATTTACACAAAGTATAGATCTCCTCACAAAGATATGATAATGGCGAGTCTTTCTCTTGAACCTTCTTGTCCAAACATTGCTCTCAGTTCTGGCTTCACAGCAGTTCCACCGCCTGATGTAGACCAGCTTCCGAATATGGTAAATATTGTACCATCTTGCCCAAAGAAAGCCTCTATTTTTGGAGTACCATCAACACATGTGGACCATTCAGAACAGGGGTGGCCAGGAACCAAAATAATtggaaaggagagagaaaaccAGCGGTCACTGGAAGAACCTATTTGTAAGGATTCTGTCAGAAAGAGATCCAAACAGTTTATATTCCCTAGCCAAGATATaccagatgatgtacaccaaaGAATGACAATTGAATCATCAACCTGTCCAATCAAGGCCATTGTTAAAGAGTTACCATcatcacattctgaaatccAAGTGGACCATTCATCACCACCATCCTCCAGAGTTAATGGGATTGAGATGTTATTGGATGAGGCCGTTCCAACCAGATTAGATCTtgacacaaagaaaacaaaatctgaTGTGTGCTCAGAATTGGAGAGACATAAAGATGAATCTGGCTTTTGGATGCCGATTGAGGCTGAAGAAATAGCTGTTCTAGAAAAAGG AAACTTGCATTGCAGAATGTGGCACTCCATTCCTGACATGCCACTATTCTTGAGTGTTAGGAAGAG CCCCTGGGGTCAAAAGGATGCTCAAGAAACACAGATATCAATGTATGAGAAGGGCAAAGAAGCAGAGTCTGCTGTAGTGACTGTGGAGGATCATGGTTTCATGCCCTTAGAAGAGTCAGATAAGACTTTGTCAGTAGAGTTAATGGACGTCATTACTACACCTTATGACAGTGTGGATCAAGGGTCCGTTAGATACTCTGAGAGTGG ACATGAAAACACGGTTTCACCACAGCCATCATGCCCAATTGTTGCTGGTGCAGCAGAACTCCCATCCCAAACCCAAATAAATAATGCTGAGCAGCAGTTACAAAAACACCCCACAAACAGGACCATACTATGGGAGGAGCTACCAAAGGCGACTACAATAAAATGTCCCACAGACAAGACTATACTATGGGCGGAGCTGCCAAAGGTGACTACAGAG